The genomic stretch cgcgattataaaacaaatttgacgtcattgaataaaaaaaaattgttaaactacgtctagagattggaagattaatgttaatatttaccaaaataaagctagctacagtgttgctcatatttttagtaaagaaatgaaGCCGTTTTCTGACGCATGAGATAATTCTATCCCATTAATGAATGTAAGTGCTAGATCCAgggggtttctaatcaaatagtttcaggtcaatttcatttcgctTTTGTACCTTTCCTTTATGTGGCCTGCGACACCactgtcggaaattaaaatggcccgcaggtcgatttatgttgggcatcactgttttacatgtttcggatgttccttcagagttgaagatagtttacttcctagtccaaacctcccgcaggacgaggggggatgggagcgggcagggtttgaaccctcgaccgtcgataaatccgaacgacagtccagcgcacaaaccgcacgaccaggcagccatccatgttaAGCTAGTTCTGCAAGTTTTTTCAGAATACATTATAGAGGCATTAAAAGAACTTGGGCTAAAGTATAGTTTGTTTCATCTCCACGGCACAGCACactttttagaaataattttacaatgGTGGAAAATAGTAAATGTTAACAATCCATTTGTTGGTCAGAGATGTAAAGATAAGTTAAAATATCCAATTACTAATGATGTCAATGATgcaaatattcattttttaactaATTTTCTGAAATGGCTTGATAATTGGTGTACCTTAAGTCCAATTGTTGGATGTTTGACAAGAGAAACATTTACTGCCATCTCACATACAACTTATGCTTTACTAGAAATTTCTTCTTATTGTTTTTCTGAGTTAAAACttaattatgtattgttaggTAAATTTCAAACAGACACTTTGGAAGCTAGATTTGGTTTATATAGACAGTTAGCTGGTGCCCAATATAACATTTCCATTAGGCATGtttttgaaattgaaaaaaaaacttagaatgTCAAATGTCCTAAAGAATAAACTGATGAACTGCTTTTTTGATTTTTCTGTTAACTTTTTTGATTCTTCACATGTAAGCACTAGAGTGCCTagtcaaacattaaataaatatatggatTTAAACGTAGTTGAAGGTGATTTCAGTTGTTTACAAGCAGACTTACCGATTGTTACTTATGTTGCTGGTTATTGTGCTCATGTGGTTTTAAAGAAACTGAATGGATGTACTGCATGCAAAGAGTTTTTATTGTTAGAAAAGATTTTGGAACTAGATTCAtcttttaaatttacaattaactTGGATAGAGGTGGTCTGAAGCATCCACAGAAAGCTGTTGTTGATTTagttttttacaattattgtGTTCTAAatcaaatggctgcctggtcgtgcggtttgcgcgctggactgtcgttcaaatttatcgatggtcaagggttcaaaccctgcctgctcccatcccccgtcgtcctgcgggaggtttggactaggaagtaattatcttcaactctgaaggaacatccgaaacatgtaaaacattttacaaacattttacaactcaCTAATGAAAATATGTACTCATGTTTTTGAAAGAagaaaatcaaagaaatgtagCTATAGCTGTGAACAAAAGTATATTAGCTAATAATGAGCATTTTTATTTATGCAGTGACTCTTTAGAGTGTCATGATAGTCAGACAGTTGTTGAcatgattttattttcatcaaCCAATTgtttattgaataattttagcaagaataaaaacaacttaGTAAAAAAATTCCAACACTATCAGAAAgttatctaaatttaaaaagaaataaattatatatatatacatatatatacatgggatatatgtatttgtaaaataactttatatgaaatcattgtattttttcaaatgtgtattgtaaattattgaagtatatttttgtgtgttcatTAAGCTTTTACAATAAAAACTGAACTCTTTCAAGTGGTAGATTTTGTCTGCAAATAAAATTGCTATATATAACACCAcacatttgttttcatgtttCTTTTGTGATGCTGTTATCATTATTGTAATATCTCTACATTACGTTGTACAACAATTTTAAATTCTAATAACATATATAATGTAGGTGTAATACTGTTTATAGtcataacatacatgactacatGTTGCTGTTACAGGCTATACCACTTAGCCTAGCACTAATGTAAACATTCAGCCAGGTGTGTTACAGTTCAGTTTACAACACAAGCAAGGCAGTCTTCAATCACTTAGTgtgtatattaagtaaatacataaagtctagatatagtaatttgtctactttaataatacgtctgtttatagttatgaggacAACAACTACACGTTGGTTGCGTTACATTTTACAACACTTCGCCTAAGCGCTAATGCTAACACACAGTCAGGCTCTGGTTACGATCAGAAACAATGGTGGCTGACCTACTACGTCACGAACCAGTCTTACGGCCTAGGGtcaaggatggatggatgggtgtattaaactattttaagttATTTCCATACAGTATCTTCAAatggtattgtctttaaaaatagtgtttttaatgttgttgttttttttgtgttgaatGGTTTATAACTAAAAATCAacagtgaaaacaaaaatgtgaatgCACTGAAAATTCTgtttaatttatacatttttcaatGATGGACATGTCggtaaaaaatgatattttctcaaatgtaaacaaatttacATTCTTTAAGATCAATTAAAAACAGCATTGaaacaaattcattaaaaatataatgttaaaCTTGAGCACTGATTTACTTTTTCTATACTTATTTTTGTTAGGAGAGCATCTCCAATATTTTCTATGAGCAGAAGCGACTCAACTAAAATTACCACATAGCTGCAAGCCCATAGGAGGACAGAGAGGAGAACAAAGCCTTTTACAGAAGGTCAAACTAAAATGAAAGATAACGTTTAAAACTAGgctttaaattttattgataaaacatgACACCGAAAATACTTCAGTTATTTACTTCTATATATAATACCAATGTTCATGAAGGGATGTAGACACATGAACTAATTTTCAGTCATAAAATTGATTTCCAGTATTTACATCAATATCCAATTATAAGTGAGTTAGCGtgtttaaaatagaaacaatgaAAGATTTAATTAGATTGCTGGACACTTTGCTATTTCAGTAAACAGCATAAGGAATGCCAGACATCACACCTTAGTCCAATGCCTACCCCACGGAGAACATGATCCCAAACGGGAGGACATTCATTCTACAATTATTCTGGAACGCAGAAACTTTTAAGCAAGAAGGGGAAGTAATTCTAAATttgacaaaacaaataaaatatgactataaattttaaaattaactattgCTTGCCATTCCCAGTTGACCAGCAGGAGAGCTCTGGGCTAGAATGTAATTATTTgtaaatctgaaggaacatcaaaaAGCATTTAACAAATACCtaaaaataagaattaaaaaaaaaaggtagcatACAGCAAttcatttgtataaatatttggtgacatttcaaaacattttatctAGATTAATGATCTTATTGGCAATCtacattgtttatattgtaGTAATAAGCTGTTTtggcttataaaaaaaaattcttgatgAAAATCAAGTAAGTgcatctgcactaaaataaataaaacttcaaaaacACTACAGATAAAATACATACTTTGATAACAAGAACATAACAAGTATAGcattgaattattttcattgagTTTGATATGAAGAATAATCAAGCAATAAATTTAGTCTTTTTTATGATTCAATGGCAGCGCCACAATATAACAAAGAATAAACTAGAGAAATTTCAAAACACTGCCTCTGCCCCAATAGACCTATAATGAAAGAGCCAGTGTCAAATCACAGTCTGTTAAGTTCTCCATAGTATATATGCTATGTCTAGTGGCCTTATGAATAGCTCTAACTTCACAGGTAAGTACTAGGATTGTTTCATGTCTTTCTTTAAGTCATACATGTAGCGTTTGAAGCTCAAACATACTTTCACGCCTTCTTTGGTCTCGTTGGTCCCGCCTTCATCTTCTTTGTTTTTGCCTTTCTTTTTCCCGCTGCTGGAATATCTTTGGTAGGTGTCGTCACTTAGACCCTCTGTGAAAAAGATTAAAAGATAACAGTGAGTTAATGGTGCTGAATATACATTTCAGCTTACTGATATCATTTACATTAGTTTCACTATAAACAAAGATAATAGTGAGTTAATGGTGCTGAATATACATTTCAGCTTACTGATATCATTTACATTAGTTTCACTATAAACAAAGATAATAGTGAGTTAATGGTGCTGAATATACATTTCAGCTTACTGATATCATTTACATTAGTTTCACTATAAACAAAGATAATAGTGAGTTAATGGTGCTGAATATACATGTCAGCTTACTGATATCATTTACATTAGTTTCACTATAAACAAAGATAATAGTGAGTTAATGGTGCTGAATATACATTTCAGCTTACTGATATCATTTACATTAGTCTCACCACTCTTTGCGCTGAAGGCACAAAAGTCTGAGATGGCTATGAACAATGTTAAAATGAACCAAATCACATATTCTCTTAATAGGCTGGGACGCCTAGATTGCAAAATTGTgcatagaaaaagaaattactaCTTAATGTCAGAACACTCTATTGAAACTCACCTGGAATTCTAATTTTGACTTTTCCACTTTGACCAAAACCACCCTCAATGACACCTTTTTCCCCAGTTGACAACGTCACTTTAAAGTTGGCAAAGGCTGctaagtttgtttcttttttaaacaaattcttGGCAATCACAGAGTACTTATCAGTTGCTCTTTCGACTAGGCCTTCTCTGGTCTTTGTCTAAATAAAAttggcaataaaaaaatatatatatacttgttcATACATTAAGTAAATTCTACTATTGATATTTTCATGGTAAAAgtggtaaaaaaacaacagacctagcaatctaaagggcagatgatgtaaaggtcacctgtttctatggccaaggATAATGAAAGTtctatgtggctagcacaacaaccCACtacttttactttctccaaccaattagagttggctggactcggGGATGATGTGAAGatcccaaaaattaaaaaaaaagtcttcaccaagatttgaacttgAGACTCCCTAGTTAGGAACCCAAGTGCTGAACCACTTAGCAAATCCTCcagtaaagaaataaattatcttcaaataaaTTAGAATAGTTTAACCATTCATAGTAAGGTAAGTAAaattccccctttcagactttgtggtctatagggcagatgatgttggCCCAgagttaaccagggtgtcatgtggccagcacaacaaccaactgtcATTATTTTTCCGCAACTAATAACAGGTACCCATTGAAGCTTGGTGCACTCTGAGGCGCCCTAAAATGCAGAAATTtacaaaattccagtcttcaccaggataaACCATACATTAGAAATTAGCACTAAATATATTATTCTATTCATGCTACATAGATATATACCCACACCATACACAGAACTAAAGCTACATAATCCTAATCAACCTATCAATTTTTAACAACTGTAAGGAATTTCTTTCAAagatacaaattaaaattttgaagtAAACTTTATGTGATCTAATTTCAGCAGGGTCAAAGCTAGCTAAAATGTCCAAGGGTGTTAATTACTACTTGAGCTGGAAAGTTTATGAGAAATGCACCCTCCCAGGAACTACCAAAGCTATCTTTGTTCATGAATATACACTTTACCCTACAAGTATCTTGATGTAAATTACCTTAAATACTTTAAGTTCTGGTAATACAGTTTCCTTATACTTAGGATCTGTCATTGCAACGAGGATTCTGCCGTAAAAGGCAATGCGACAGGAGCTAGTGTTTACATCTGCATCAAGTCTGGAGCCTATCAAAAGAGCATTAGCCGCACATGTCACAGGTTTCTCCAATTCTATCAGAGCGAATTGTAAAGTGTTCACAGTCCCGTCTACACCTTGACCTACTTTCTCTTTATCTGCAGACAACTCATCCTGGTGGACATAATCTTTAGAGAAATCAAAAGCCACATCTTGTAGATTGATGTTGTTTAAGTCTTGAAAAAGTTTATTGCTGGAGCCATTGTCAACAAGGAGACCAAACATTGAAAGACGGCCCATCACAGTCTCATGACCAAGAGTTATGTGAAATTTAGACTTTGTCGATACAGGGCCCTTGTAGTATTGAATTTTTCTTATGAAAGCAATTAGAGAATGGACAGTGACCAAAGCTCCGGGAGAACACACTAGTCCTCGTTCTAGTAATGTTGGATCAAATTGTGTAACACATATACCAGCACGGTCACCCTGAAAAACACAAATAATTacatatgaaaattaaaaatatagctTTTAGATAAAATGGAATAtatatagttcccctttcagacctatcaGGCAGATGatgccagcacaacaaccaactgaatttacttttccccaaataatgacaggtacccattagaactgggtgggcTCAAGAGGTGCCCtggcgatatatatatatataatatatatatatataatatatataaaaatataataaatgcaatattgaatatttgtgagaaaaaagaaatacaggTGTGGAgtaaaatttataattaaactGAAAATTTATCTAGTAATAAACTGAATTGAACATACTGGTTCGTGTAAAAAcaagtttggaaaaaaaaaaaagcaatattagTATTTCTATTCTGatatctagatcagtgtttcacaaactgtgTTCTGGGTAACCCCAGTGTTGCATGTGGcctgaactactggaataattaacttgtAGGTGACCATGTGAATTactctctctaaaaaaaaaaaaaaaaaaaaaaaaaaaaagtgttccgctaaatactcagaatgagcaAAGTGTTTCATTAGggcaaaagtttgggaaacactggcctatATCAAAGACTTGTTAATTTCTATTTTCAGTACCTCACCTGTTTAATTTTTTCCACTGGCTTCCTAAACATCTGCATTGACTTCACTTTTTTAGACATGCCTAATGAAGGAATTTCAACAGTCTAAGGaacaaaatgttaacaaattTATTTGAATGTAATTCAGCAAAGCACATTTCAAATCAATTCAAGTGTGTGGCAACAATATCCTGAATGTGTGAACAAAGTCTTAAAATTactgaaaataatttaatgtcgAAAGGATTCTAGAGTCACATATTTAGATCGCATTACAAATGTATAACTACTAAGCCACATTTGAATGGTGTCATTAGGTCCCATGATGACCTTCAAATCAGGGCTTGCAATGACTTTTCTATGGgcaacagtaccagggaaaagaagggGATGTAGACAGAGAGGACAACATCAAGGAATGGACCGGCCTGCCCATGGAAGAGATTCTAATCCTggtgaaagacagagaggacaACATCAAGGAATGGACCGGCCTGCCCATGGAAGAGATTCTAATCCtggtaaaagacagagaggacaACATCAAGGAATGGATCGGCCTGCCCATGGAAGAGATTCTAATCCtggtaaaagacagagaggaatgaagtGAGACAGTCaaaagatcatgtgtggtgccctgatggtccaacagactaagggttaATTTCATGTTGCTAAAGTATACTAAAAAATTGGTAagcttacattaattaaaatactGGCAGTAAACTTTCCCCCTTTGAAAACTTGTGTTACTTAATGCAGATGATGTATAGAGTTCATCTGATTCTAAGGCCATTTATTTATGAAGTagtcatgtggtcagcataaTGATCTACCATCTTTCCCCGAATAAGAGTGACTCAATGATGTTctaacacatgtaccggaagctcaaaattggaaccagtgaaatctgcccatgtggagtatcaccagtgaatgccgaccacgtcctccaaaactgctctctttaccaagaggcccgtataagacactggccccaaaacaccccaatagaaagaaaactatatggagagctccctgatttggaaaccactgcgcagttcatctcatgtattggtctagtcatatgaacactccaacataacaatgagaacgaagaagaagaagaatgatgTTCTAAGGAGCTCAAAatccagttcagaagccaagtgcttaaccactcagacaccatttaaatttatataatggATTTACTAACATAAAGGTACTGTTATTCAATCATTAAAGTTCTACactaaaattgaaaaacataaaattgtaTCACATAACACATACACAGTTAATGAAGTAGCAATGCTTGGACAGTTCAACTTACATCATTGATACCAGTTCTGCCACTCAATACAGTGCCTGTCATGACAGTGCCTTGACCTCTGATCGAAAAGCAATGGTCGGCCGAAAAAATGAAAGGACCATCCTCTGACCTGACTGGTAAATAAGTACTTTCCATTAACGTAGAGATAAGTTCTGTGATACCAACTGCTTCCCTATCTGGAGCCTGGTTAAagtttagacaaaaaaaaacaactataatcaCATTTTTGCAACTAAATTATaaacttattattataaatagatactgattcactttcacttttttttatgtatttctggCTACATACTAAGATATACAGTAGAGATTTCAATAATATCATCAAGGCTAACACAATAATCACATTATTGTTGCCCTCGTAAAATAATTTCATGATGATGGTTACAAAAGGGAGAGTACTGTCAAGTCTAAACAATAAACATTAATGGGCTACAGATATGAACAGGTTTGTCTTCACTCTTATGACAGAAGATTATAGttaatagttgttgttttttaatcaccACAGATCTCAACCACTAGCTTTAGTTACTTTATTAAATGATCATTAGGTTGAAGTAAAATGAAGGTACCTACCTCTGGACCACCAGGCCTGGCAGCAACTGCTACGATCGGACAATCTGCAAACTTTGTTGCCTCTAATGTTTTCAGCATGCGTTTTTTCATCTAGCACCAAATCcaaaatgttcaaaatgtatataagtaaataaaaagtataaacATATCAGATGTTAAGTTTTTCTCACTAGCTGAAGATAATCTGATAAATGGTTAAAGGACTCATAAAGCATCAGTTTCTAGTATGCTCTTACATTCCTCACCCATTTCTTGGTGTTTAAACTTACTCTCAGGTCTAAATAATTGGTATTTAACACTTTAGGACCTGGATAATTATTtggtattttttctttctttctttaattctattctatggcctccttcagtcacaaatgactatggatcatctcatggaaatgagatatgagatgaatgcctgggcattagctgtgatcggaacgatgtcacccaatcagttccccctctccacgcagctgatgtacagtatccaaaggaacagcagtgctgatacagtttggggtcagcatgtcgcaggttctgccagggtgtagcactgggtgctgcaaactgccttaggctcgccagctcctgatttttttctcagggttgacttCCGAAGCCTTTCCCTGGATAAAAaagggtatagctgcaaggcaacaaaggttagaattcagagttttccttctcctagggcTAACAAGCCCTTCCTGCCATAAGcctactggttaaggcgccagttacttgcctttgccccttctcctgttagtgagagcAGTTCTGCCGAAcacaatatctgagccacacgtctTATTATATAGTCCTACTTTTACATATATACTtctttttatatagtgctacttttaCATATATACTTCTTATTATATAAAGCTACTTTTACATGTATACTTTGTCAACTCAGTCattttttagatttgtttaCCTTGTCTATAGAAGCAGCCTGTTTTTCTGCTGGGATCATATCAACTTTGTTCAGAACCACAATCATTTTACTGCAAGTAATCTGACCTATAATCAGACATTCAGCTGTCTGGGTTTGCATTCCTTTAGTTATATCCACCACTAACATCATCAAATCAATGATCTGTGCTCctataacataaaataaatcattatcatcattcCTATATTAGCAATCATCTTTACCTTGCATACTTCAATTACAGATCAGCTTCACAAGATACGATACAGGAATGAATGTAAGCTGCTTTTGTTTTTACAGACAGTCtaaatgacataaaaaaaaagatccagcCCTGAAATTATATATGTACGTGTATGTATGAATTTGTATGTTTATTATACCTAAAATCTCATTGGCCAATAAAAATAGATGCCTTATTAAAAATGATTAAGAGACCAATTAAGAGAAAGGTCAATATGATCAAGTGCAATACTAACAACACAGAATTTTTCATGTGTTCATTAGTCATTCCTGCCAACTTTAAATCGCTTTAAACTGTTTACTTCaaataaatttactaaaaaatgtttagatctTAAATTCCTTCTAgtaagtcattttctttttacaccaggatggctgcctggtcgtgtggtatgcacaCTGAACTGTTGTTCAGATATCTAGAGTTCATACCACACCACTGCCATTCCCCCCATCATCCTGCTggggttaggactaggaagtagattatcttcaactcttaaaggaacatccaaaacatgtagtAAAACCTTTTGCAAACCTCATAAATGGAATCCTACAGGAAGGACTACTTTTCCTGTTATTAAGTCAACGGTCTTCTATTTAATGTCACTTTTCCTATGCTCTATTTCAGTTACTGACATCCTTATTAGAGACTTGTCTGATCAAAACTATAAACATCACAGCAAACACCCTATTTATAATTTAGGGAATCAATAGACAGCAAAGAAAGTAAATTACACCCTTTCCTTGCCTATGTATAAACCTAATTTATAGATATAGGTCTTGTTTAGCTAAACAAgacctatatctatatttatacatcTCCTTAAATATCCTTAAGCCAGGACCTAGATCCTCTTCTTGGGTagttaaaaaatcaaatttcatGTACTGGTTCCAGCAGCCTTTGCTTTGCAGAGAAAAATGAtactaaatgaaatagaaatataagtGTAAAGAAATGAGGCAGTATCCTGTTTTGATGTCTTATCTAACTATCAAATAAAACATgcagaaaaacaaatatgatggGCTGCATGCAGCATGGTAAGcattgcaaaacaagagttccCAGTAGATGAGTAACTATATTATCCTGGTTCAAGTGtgtattacagacgttacttcaaaaaaaaaaaaaagattacatccTACATATTTCATGGGTCAATCTAATCAAACatgtgcatgttaatcaattacttaaactttgctaattcattggttttcctggttgactcaggcaacccattccattctctaatggcactagggaagaaggagcatttttatgaatttgttctagcatattagagatgacaaataaaaaacattatctttgaaaaacaatttattgttagtacatcattaaaatactttaacagagctttccaatggtgtataaattatgactgtatgtttaacagttagaaagttatgatttttttgtggcCTTTTGACCTAACAGCGGTtgtgtggaactaaagagaGGAGAGCTTGTCGCTGGCTAAGCCGGGCGAGACACGCCCCCAGGTCAAAAGTTTAAAAGTTGAAATTGAGTTTTATaaacgatagatctacttattaaataagaaatttaataatagatctagtattagtagtaaatttctatctcacaaagctgatttcatttatatttatgaactttactagttaagaatgtaaatattgaaggaCTTAAACAAATTATCGGGTCTTGAGCTTcaagaaatgtcagagaggTGTTGTCAAAATGGCGACATTGTGATggccgaaaataaaatattttaaaagtgggatcaaaatggtctgaaaattttttttcaaataggcTTTAAAATTCATCTTAATTCATGCGTATATGATTAGTacacaaaaactatttgaataCATGCAGAATATATTGCTTTACAAAGcctgacatgttttttttttgttcaaaaaaattTTCTGTATAGACTATCACCAAAACTGTCAAAggccattattttctttgttaaatgtaatttacttaaaaaaacaactcattaaGCATTTTAAAGGCCATTGTCTGAAGTAGTCAATAACACATCTTGAGGcctcttatatttcattaataaagtattgtatttctaattgcaacctgtgtaaaaaaaaaatgcaatctcATTTTTAGGTCATTTTCTACTCCACTTTTATGGGCTTTTTCCAATATCtaagcatatggaataagaaatgtcaCTAAATGTTCTCTTACATTACTGAcattagatatttaaatttaagtttGACTAATTTGCTGTTAGTATTGAGATCTATCCAATCTATAAATCTAAGAATAATAATCTAAGTATTATAGTGTCTGTAGTAACTACAGATCAATATCTAGATGTACTGTTTACCTCCAATAATAGTTCGTATAAGGCTGGCATGACCAGGACAGTCAACAAGTGTATATTGTATAGAGCTATAACctttaaaaacttctttttttgtgCTAGGCAGATCTACAGTAAAAGATGAAAATCCAAGATCCAGTGTTATTCCTCTCTCTTTGCTTTGTGGGTTTTTATCAAAACAGGCAGTGCTGGCAACGGTACTCAAAGCCTTAGACAAACTTGTTTTGCCGCTGTCAACATGGCCCAATACACCAACATTGAAGTTAAGTACGCTGTCTGtcatattataaatgtatagtCTAGATGTCGTTAAAAAATATTGGAGTCGATACTGATAAACGTAAATAGGTCTTAACTCTATAAAATACGTTTGCTTCTTTACACATAGAcctctctagactagattaa from Biomphalaria glabrata chromosome 9, xgBioGlab47.1, whole genome shotgun sequence encodes the following:
- the LOC106073729 gene encoding selenocysteine-specific elongation factor-like; the protein is MTDSVLNFNVGVLGHVDSGKTSLSKALSTVASTACFDKNPQSKERGITLDLGFSSFTVDLPSTKKEVFKGYSSIQYTLVDCPGHASLIRTIIGGAQIIDLMMLVVDITKGMQTQTAECLIIGQITCSKMIVVLNKVDMIPAEKQAASIDKMKKRMLKTLEATKFADCPIVAVAARPGGPEAPDREAVGITELISTLMESTYLPVRSEDGPFIFSADHCFSIRGQGTVMTGTVLSGRTGINDTVEIPSLGMSKKVKSMQMFRKPVEKIKQGDRAGICVTQFDPTLLERGLVCSPGALVTVHSLIAFIRKIQYYKGPVSTKSKFHITLGHETVMGRLSMFGLLVDNGSSNKLFQDLNNINLQDVAFDFSKDYVHQDELSADKEKVGQGVDGTVNTLQFALIELEKPVTCAANALLIGSRLDADVNTSSCRIAFYGRILVAMTDPKYKETVLPELKVFKTKTREGLVERATDKYSVIAKNLFKKETNLAAFANFKVTLSTGEKGVIEGGFGQSGKVKIRIPEGLSDDTYQRYSSSGKKKGKNKEDEGGTNETKEGVKVCLSFKRYMYDLKKDMKQS